One genomic window of Corynebacterium pseudotuberculosis includes the following:
- the miaB gene encoding tRNA (N6-isopentenyl adenosine(37)-C2)-methylthiotransferase MiaB — protein sequence MKSEKSEKTTVGLGKTYEVRTFGCQMNVHDSERLSGLLEDAGYSPVAAGDDPDLVVFNTCAVRENADMRLYGTLGQLRATKIERPGMQIAVGGCLAQKDKDAVVKKAPWVDVVFGTHNIGSLPALLDRAEHNNRAQVEIVDSLEQFPSVLPAKRESAYAGWVSVSVGCNNTCTFCIVPSLRGKEVDRRPGDILAEVHALVEQGVSEVTLLGQNVNAYGVNFADSSIERDRSAFSKLLRACGDIEGLDRLRFTSPHPAEFTSDVIDAMAETPNICPQLHMPLQSGSDKVLKEMRRSYRSKKFLAILDEVREKIPHASITTDIIVGFPGETEEDFQATLEVVEKARFTSAYTFQYSPRPGTPAAEYENQIPKEVVQERYERLLELQERVSLEENQKLIGTEVELLVQTEGGRKNNKTNRLTGRARDGRLVHFSPEGSTDGEIRPGDIIVTTVTSAAPHFLIADSGVISHRRTKAGDMSAAGKVPTTAPVGVGLGLPSIGAPTAQKLAPKDACGC from the coding sequence ATGAAGAGCGAAAAGTCCGAGAAAACAACTGTGGGCCTGGGTAAGACATATGAGGTGCGAACCTTCGGCTGCCAGATGAACGTCCACGATTCCGAAAGGCTTTCCGGACTTCTTGAAGACGCCGGATACTCGCCTGTAGCAGCTGGCGATGATCCAGATCTGGTGGTCTTTAATACCTGTGCTGTTCGGGAAAACGCTGATATGCGTCTTTACGGAACATTGGGACAATTACGCGCAACTAAAATAGAACGTCCTGGAATGCAGATCGCAGTGGGGGGCTGCCTTGCTCAAAAAGACAAAGACGCGGTTGTAAAAAAAGCTCCTTGGGTGGACGTGGTTTTTGGCACGCATAACATTGGATCGTTGCCAGCTCTGCTTGACCGGGCAGAGCATAACAACCGTGCCCAGGTGGAGATCGTAGATTCTCTGGAGCAATTCCCCTCAGTCCTCCCCGCGAAACGTGAGTCTGCCTACGCAGGATGGGTATCGGTGTCTGTTGGGTGTAACAATACGTGTACCTTCTGTATCGTTCCTTCACTGCGTGGCAAAGAAGTAGATCGCCGTCCCGGCGACATTCTGGCAGAGGTACATGCACTCGTGGAGCAAGGCGTATCCGAGGTAACCCTGCTAGGGCAAAACGTTAATGCTTATGGTGTTAATTTTGCCGACTCCTCGATTGAGCGTGACCGTTCTGCCTTTTCTAAGCTTTTGAGGGCGTGTGGCGATATTGAGGGCCTCGACCGGTTGCGTTTTACTAGTCCGCACCCGGCTGAATTTACTAGCGACGTTATTGATGCAATGGCTGAGACTCCTAATATCTGCCCTCAACTGCACATGCCACTTCAGTCCGGTTCGGATAAGGTTCTGAAGGAGATGCGGCGCTCGTATCGGTCAAAGAAGTTCCTCGCGATTTTGGACGAAGTAAGGGAGAAAATACCTCACGCCTCGATAACCACAGACATCATCGTTGGTTTCCCTGGTGAGACTGAAGAAGATTTCCAGGCGACCCTGGAAGTGGTAGAAAAGGCTCGTTTTACCAGTGCTTATACCTTCCAATACAGCCCACGTCCAGGAACTCCTGCGGCAGAGTATGAAAATCAGATACCAAAAGAAGTGGTACAGGAGCGTTACGAGCGTCTTTTGGAGTTACAAGAGCGAGTGTCTCTTGAAGAGAATCAGAAGCTTATTGGCACAGAGGTTGAGCTTTTGGTGCAGACTGAAGGCGGGCGGAAGAACAATAAGACAAACCGCCTTACCGGTCGTGCCCGTGATGGTCGGTTGGTGCACTTTTCCCCGGAAGGCTCTACAGACGGAGAGATCCGCCCAGGTGACATCATCGTAACAACGGTCACGAGTGCTGCGCCGCACTTCTTAATCGCAGATTCTGGTGTTATATCGCATCGTCGTACAAAAGCCGGAGATATGAGTGCTGCAGGAAAAGTGCCAACCACCGCACCTGTTGGAGTTGGACTAGGATTGCCCTCAATAGGTGCACCAACCGCTCAGAAACTCGCACCAAAAGATGCTTGTGGTTGCTAA
- a CDS encoding energy-coupling factor ABC transporter ATP-binding protein gives MPNIFLDNVSVTYGELPVLDSITLSLQEHRIGIIGANGGGKSTLVRLINGLSDPSSGTVIVDGLDVATHGKSVRRKVGFVFSDAENQIIMPTVKDDIAFSLRRLALDKETRRKRIAAVLARFGLESHAEHSPHLLSSGQKQLLALASVLVIEPEILIMDEPTTLLDLRNRAHIKNIIEGLDQQVIAVTHDLDLLSNFDRVLCVHDRKILFDGPPESVISQYVSLMENNPL, from the coding sequence ATGCCCAACATCTTTTTGGACAACGTATCCGTAACTTATGGAGAACTACCCGTCCTCGATTCCATAACCCTGTCCCTTCAGGAACACCGCATAGGCATTATCGGCGCTAACGGCGGCGGGAAGTCTACCCTAGTGCGGCTCATTAACGGATTGAGCGATCCTTCTTCAGGGACCGTAATTGTAGATGGGCTTGACGTCGCAACGCACGGCAAGTCGGTTCGTCGCAAAGTAGGTTTTGTCTTCTCTGACGCAGAGAACCAAATTATTATGCCAACGGTCAAAGATGACATTGCATTCTCCCTGCGTCGCCTCGCGTTAGACAAAGAAACACGGCGCAAACGGATCGCTGCTGTGTTAGCTCGTTTTGGACTTGAATCCCACGCGGAGCACTCGCCTCATTTACTTTCCAGCGGACAAAAACAACTGCTTGCGCTGGCGTCTGTGTTAGTCATAGAACCTGAGATCTTGATCATGGATGAACCAACCACGCTTTTAGATCTGCGCAATCGAGCCCATATCAAAAACATCATCGAAGGACTCGACCAACAGGTTATCGCGGTCACACACGATTTAGATCTTTTAAGCAATTTTGATCGAGTTTTATGCGTCCATGACCGAAAAATCTTGTTCGATGGTCCGCCCGAGTCGGTAATCTCCCAGTATGTCTCCCTTATGGAGAATAATCCCTTATGA
- a CDS encoding DUF3046 domain-containing protein, which yields MRLTEFHQLVVDEFGGVRGPWLLHSHVLAALGDTPDRLIEDGMEPRAVWWALCEDFSIPEDRRLGLDKPN from the coding sequence ATGCGATTAACAGAGTTCCACCAGTTGGTAGTTGATGAATTTGGCGGTGTTCGTGGGCCATGGTTACTGCATTCTCATGTATTGGCAGCTTTGGGTGATACTCCAGATCGTTTAATTGAGGATGGGATGGAACCACGAGCCGTGTGGTGGGCATTATGTGAAGATTTTTCCATTCCTGAAGATCGTCGGCTCGGGCTGGACAAACCGAATTGA
- a CDS encoding Rv2732c family membrane protein yields the protein MSEEKQESVSASQLAREEKTASRRVSTDGVRTGMFVALVLFLVGLVLPHTGEIRGVQLLIPGDYDSVKVAERIFVYTGTLSVVVLNGVTLIFRRTLTANLCYLLGGISLLISLFCLWMRLQSKEFQGQTGIGIGLLLEVAATIILVFFLSLIIFARSDEQAKIAKTRAEHENLDEVGYAQRSLRIAEQTKMPKDNPLFVDDRRRLAAAKHKKTEERGPAKDSE from the coding sequence GTGTCTGAAGAAAAACAAGAGTCAGTTTCTGCCAGTCAATTAGCTCGTGAAGAGAAAACCGCCTCTCGTCGCGTATCTACGGATGGCGTACGCACCGGCATGTTTGTCGCTCTTGTTCTTTTTCTTGTTGGCCTTGTGTTACCGCATACAGGTGAAATTCGTGGCGTACAGCTGCTCATCCCTGGTGATTATGATTCAGTCAAAGTAGCGGAGCGTATCTTCGTTTATACGGGAACGCTTTCAGTCGTTGTGCTCAATGGAGTAACGCTAATCTTCCGGCGTACTTTAACGGCTAATTTATGCTATTTACTTGGCGGAATCTCTTTGCTGATATCCCTGTTTTGTTTATGGATGAGGCTACAAAGCAAAGAATTTCAAGGACAGACCGGCATCGGAATCGGTCTGTTATTAGAGGTAGCAGCCACTATTATTTTGGTTTTCTTTCTCAGCCTGATTATTTTTGCTCGAAGTGATGAGCAAGCAAAGATCGCTAAGACACGAGCTGAACATGAAAATCTTGATGAGGTGGGCTATGCACAGCGTTCTCTGCGCATAGCTGAACAAACTAAAATGCCGAAAGACAATCCATTATTTGTTGATGATCGGCGTCGGTTAGCTGCAGCAAAGCACAAAAAGACTGAGGAACGCGGACCTGCTAAAGATAGCGAGTAG
- the recA gene encoding recombinase RecA: MAAKKNSKSQPATGDNRQKALDAALAMIEKDFGKGAVMRLGDDNRPPISAISSGNTAIDVALGIGGFPKGRIVEVYGPESSGKTTVALHAIAQAQRAGGIAAFIDAEHALDPDYARKLGVDTDALLVSQPDTGEQALEIADMLVRSGAIDIIVIDSVAALTPKAEIEGEMGDSHVGLQARLMSQALRKMTGALYNSGTTAIFINQLREKIGVMFGSPETTTGGKALKFYASVRCDVRRIQTLKDGQDAIGNRTRLKVVKNKVSPPFKIAEFDIMYGEGISRESSIIDLGVDNGIIKKSGSWFTYDGDQLGQGKEKVRLYLKQTPELADEIEEKIFRALQIGKYANQNDALTDDPVDMVPNIDFDDEDNG, translated from the coding sequence ATGGCAGCTAAGAAAAATTCGAAGTCTCAGCCGGCAACAGGGGACAATCGGCAAAAGGCGCTCGACGCAGCCTTAGCTATGATCGAGAAAGACTTTGGCAAAGGCGCAGTAATGCGCCTTGGTGATGATAACCGCCCTCCGATTAGTGCTATTTCTTCCGGGAACACTGCAATCGATGTTGCTCTTGGTATTGGAGGCTTTCCCAAGGGGCGCATTGTAGAGGTGTATGGACCTGAGTCTTCAGGTAAAACAACCGTGGCGCTGCATGCTATAGCTCAAGCGCAGCGTGCTGGAGGAATTGCTGCTTTTATCGATGCGGAACACGCATTAGATCCGGATTATGCACGTAAACTTGGCGTAGACACAGATGCACTTTTGGTGTCTCAACCGGATACAGGTGAGCAAGCTCTGGAGATTGCAGATATGCTTGTTCGCTCTGGAGCTATAGATATTATTGTCATCGACTCTGTGGCCGCACTTACCCCTAAAGCAGAAATCGAAGGGGAAATGGGGGATAGCCACGTTGGTTTGCAAGCGCGTTTGATGAGTCAGGCGCTGCGTAAGATGACCGGTGCTCTTTATAACTCGGGAACCACCGCTATCTTTATTAATCAGCTGCGCGAAAAGATTGGCGTGATGTTTGGCTCGCCTGAGACGACTACGGGTGGCAAAGCGCTTAAGTTCTATGCTTCAGTTCGTTGTGATGTTCGGCGTATCCAAACGCTAAAGGACGGGCAGGATGCCATCGGTAACAGGACGCGGTTAAAGGTAGTAAAGAATAAGGTCTCGCCTCCATTTAAAATCGCGGAATTTGACATCATGTATGGGGAAGGTATCTCTAGAGAATCCTCCATTATCGATTTGGGTGTAGATAATGGGATCATCAAAAAATCAGGCTCGTGGTTTACCTATGATGGTGATCAGCTTGGTCAGGGCAAAGAAAAAGTTCGTCTGTATTTAAAGCAGACTCCTGAGCTTGCGGATGAAATTGAAGAGAAGATCTTCCGGGCATTGCAGATCGGAAAGTACGCTAACCAGAACGACGCACTTACTGATGATCCAGTAGACATGGTTCCTAATATCGATTTTGATGATGAGGACAATGGATAA
- a CDS encoding biotin transporter BioY, with product MNTSSQRNRLLDLAYIAVFAALIIVFAFVSIPVGAAGVPIVMQNAVIILAGLILGGRRGFLATALFLALGLIGLPVLAGGRTTLAAISGPSVGYLVGYLLSPLVAGTIAYLAPKKSKPLTTFFFALAAFSALLVQYACGTFGLMLRAGLDFAKAAAVNIPFLGPDVVKLVIAILIALGVHAAFPDIRGSRRRTSTAG from the coding sequence GTGAACACTTCTTCTCAACGCAATCGACTGCTTGACCTCGCTTACATCGCGGTCTTTGCTGCCCTCATCATTGTTTTCGCCTTCGTTTCCATTCCGGTAGGCGCCGCCGGCGTCCCAATTGTTATGCAAAACGCAGTCATTATTTTGGCTGGTCTTATATTAGGAGGACGCAGAGGTTTCCTCGCAACGGCTTTATTTCTTGCCCTAGGATTAATAGGACTTCCTGTCCTTGCGGGAGGTCGCACTACCTTGGCCGCGATATCAGGACCATCAGTAGGTTACTTGGTTGGTTACCTGTTGTCTCCCCTTGTAGCAGGAACCATTGCCTATCTCGCGCCCAAAAAATCCAAACCATTGACCACGTTTTTCTTTGCGCTAGCAGCTTTTTCCGCCCTTTTAGTTCAATATGCGTGCGGAACCTTCGGACTTATGCTTCGAGCAGGCCTCGATTTTGCTAAGGCAGCCGCTGTCAATATCCCGTTCCTCGGCCCTGACGTGGTGAAACTCGTTATTGCTATTCTCATTGCATTGGGCGTACACGCAGCCTTCCCCGATATTCGGGGAAGCCGTCGCCGCACTTCCACCGCTGGTTAG
- a CDS encoding energy-coupling factor transporter transmembrane component T family protein: MMRNVPLGVYVPGETVIHRIPPLAKICFLIVFVIATTALVAQPFVALLCVIFSSSLYVLAKIPLPIAWGQLWPPAVILLFLGAFQWWQKGLTYSSSLVLAIFASLMLAMLLTLTTSLESMMEAIQRLLAPTERFGVPVETITLAFSLTLRLIPLMLATVYEVLDARKARGATFSLIALGTPVMIRSIRRARGIADALMARGAGD; encoded by the coding sequence ATGATGCGCAACGTTCCTTTAGGGGTTTATGTCCCAGGAGAAACTGTTATTCACAGAATCCCCCCTCTTGCAAAGATCTGCTTCCTCATAGTCTTTGTCATAGCTACAACCGCTTTAGTAGCACAGCCTTTTGTCGCCTTGCTCTGCGTGATATTTTCCAGCTCCCTATACGTCTTAGCTAAAATTCCCCTCCCTATTGCGTGGGGGCAGCTATGGCCTCCCGCAGTTATATTGTTGTTCCTCGGGGCGTTTCAATGGTGGCAAAAAGGACTGACATACTCCTCTAGCCTTGTCCTGGCCATTTTCGCCTCCCTCATGCTTGCCATGCTTCTCACGTTAACCACTTCATTAGAATCAATGATGGAAGCAATACAACGGCTATTGGCACCCACAGAGCGGTTTGGGGTACCTGTGGAAACCATTACTTTGGCTTTTTCTCTAACGCTTCGACTCATCCCCTTAATGCTCGCAACTGTCTATGAAGTTTTGGATGCTAGAAAAGCCCGAGGTGCTACCTTTTCACTCATTGCGCTAGGAACACCTGTCATGATCCGCTCCATCCGCCGAGCCCGTGGAATAGCAGATGCCCTTATGGCACGCGGTGCTGGCGATTGA
- the recX gene encoding recombination regulator RecX, with amino-acid sequence MDNVDPALSKEDKLKRLSQALERYHEEGNELFDKKFEEAKAPVKHRALLLLDQRQRSRHELKQRLLLLDFEEELVDSVLEDFECSKLLDDQMFANEWVRQRHMARGKSRTALNHELREKGVARYQREEALRQISEDDEENVARTLAWKKARSVKKIPETRNEYDKALRRIVGVLARRGFGQSQSLQVARSALERRLAELKE; translated from the coding sequence ATGGATAACGTTGATCCAGCTCTGAGCAAAGAAGACAAACTCAAGCGCCTCTCGCAGGCGCTTGAGCGCTATCATGAGGAAGGCAACGAACTTTTTGATAAAAAGTTCGAAGAGGCTAAGGCCCCAGTGAAACATCGCGCACTCTTGCTACTCGATCAACGTCAGCGCTCGCGCCATGAGCTTAAACAAAGACTGTTGTTACTGGACTTTGAAGAAGAACTCGTTGATTCGGTATTGGAAGACTTTGAATGTTCAAAGCTGCTCGATGACCAAATGTTTGCCAACGAATGGGTGCGGCAACGGCATATGGCGCGAGGAAAATCCCGAACTGCGCTTAACCATGAGCTTAGGGAAAAAGGCGTAGCCAGATATCAGCGAGAGGAAGCGCTGCGTCAGATTTCTGAAGATGATGAAGAAAATGTGGCCAGGACTTTAGCTTGGAAGAAGGCTCGTTCGGTCAAAAAAATTCCTGAAACTCGAAACGAATATGACAAGGCACTCAGAAGAATCGTAGGTGTGCTTGCGCGTAGAGGGTTCGGGCAATCCCAGTCGCTTCAGGTCGCACGCTCCGCATTAGAACGGCGGTTGGCTGAACTCAAAGAATGA